A region from the Streptomyces lydicus genome encodes:
- a CDS encoding alpha/beta hydrolase, whose product MAGHTASIILEPEAQEFADATSQHPFLYELDPTAARKVLDDLQAAPVDKLPVDEEWVSVPAAVGDVRVRIVKPQGLTGTLPVVLYMHGGGWVLGNAGTHDRLVRELAVGARAAVAFVEYTPSPEAHYPVAIEQGYATAQWIVREGASKGLDAQRMAVAGESVGGNMTAALALMAKDRGDVTFIQQSMYYPVTDAAMNTGSYDQFATGYYLSRKLMEWFWDAYTTDPDQRAEITASPNHATIEQLSGLPPALLIVDEADVLRDEGEAYAAKLRAADVAVTTVRYDGTVHDFMMLNSLSDSKAARGAIDQATAFLRNALGTTQD is encoded by the coding sequence ATGGCTGGTCACACCGCGTCCATCATCCTGGAGCCCGAGGCACAGGAGTTCGCCGACGCCACCTCGCAACACCCGTTCCTGTACGAGCTGGATCCGACCGCGGCGCGCAAGGTGCTCGACGACCTCCAGGCCGCGCCGGTCGACAAGCTGCCGGTCGACGAGGAGTGGGTTTCGGTTCCGGCCGCGGTGGGCGATGTGCGGGTACGCATCGTCAAGCCGCAGGGCCTCACCGGAACGCTGCCCGTCGTGTTGTACATGCACGGCGGTGGCTGGGTGCTGGGCAACGCCGGCACCCATGACCGCCTGGTGCGCGAGCTGGCGGTCGGCGCCCGCGCGGCAGTGGCCTTCGTGGAGTACACGCCGTCGCCCGAGGCGCACTACCCGGTCGCCATCGAGCAGGGCTACGCCACCGCGCAGTGGATCGTCCGCGAGGGGGCGTCCAAGGGTCTCGATGCACAGCGCATGGCGGTGGCCGGGGAATCGGTCGGCGGGAACATGACCGCCGCACTCGCCCTCATGGCCAAGGACCGCGGTGACGTCACGTTCATACAGCAGTCGATGTACTACCCGGTCACGGATGCGGCCATGAACACCGGCTCCTACGACCAATTCGCCACCGGCTACTACCTGAGCCGCAAGCTGATGGAATGGTTCTGGGACGCCTACACGACCGACCCGGACCAACGCGCGGAGATCACCGCATCACCCAACCACGCCACCATCGAGCAACTGTCCGGCCTGCCGCCCGCGTTGCTGATCGTCGACGAGGCCGATGTGCTGCGCGACGAGGGCGAGGCGTACGCCGCCAAGCTCCGCGCAGCCGACGTTGCGGTGACCACGGTGCGCTATGACGGCACGGTCCACGACTTCATGATGCTCAACTCGCTGAGTGACTCCAAAGCCGCCCGCGGAGCCATCGACCAGGCAACGGCGTTCCTGCGCAACGCTCTTGGAACCACCCAGGACTGA
- a CDS encoding nuclear transport factor 2 family protein, which translates to MTNPVTPAELYRHGLQLLLQKDIPAWVDLWDDNGVLEFPFAPDGWPLRLEGKAAVGDYMRHYPDHIDLHDFPDVKIHETSDPETIVVEMRGVGRLVETDSPFAMTYIAVVTVKDGLITSYRDYWNPLAVSQPGADFAGAH; encoded by the coding sequence ATGACAAACCCCGTGACACCCGCAGAGCTGTACCGCCACGGTCTGCAACTGCTGCTCCAGAAGGACATCCCCGCCTGGGTGGATCTGTGGGACGACAACGGTGTCCTCGAATTCCCCTTCGCGCCCGACGGCTGGCCCCTGCGCCTCGAAGGCAAGGCCGCGGTCGGCGACTACATGCGCCACTATCCCGACCACATCGACCTGCACGACTTCCCCGACGTGAAGATCCACGAGACCAGCGACCCGGAGACGATCGTGGTGGAGATGCGCGGGGTCGGCCGCCTGGTGGAAACCGACAGCCCCTTCGCCATGACGTACATCGCCGTGGTCACGGTCAAGGACGGGCTCATCACCTCCTACCGCGACTACTGGAACCCCCTCGCCGTATCCCAGCCCGGCGCCGACTTCGCAGGAGCACACTGA